One Manihot esculenta cultivar AM560-2 chromosome 6, M.esculenta_v8, whole genome shotgun sequence DNA segment encodes these proteins:
- the LOC110618244 gene encoding PTI1-like tyrosine-protein kinase At3g15890 isoform X1 → MILKCLCCGFPRETQPKMISASNETDYPWERYTLKELLHATNNFHNDNKIGEGGFGSVYWGRTSKGIEIAVKRLKAMSAKAEMEFAVEVEILGRVRHKNLLGLRGFYAGGDERLIVYDYMPNHSLITHLHGQLASDCLLDWTRRMNIAIGSAEGLAYLHHKANPHIIHRDIKASNVLLDKEFQAKVADFGFAKLIPDGVTHLTTRVKGTLGYLAPEYAMWGKVSESCDVYSFGILLLEIISSKKPLEKLRGGGKRDIVQWVTPYIQKGAFDHIVDPRLKGKFDRTQLKSTIMVAIRCTDGNPENRPNMMEVVDWLKGGLKRRTKEVSYVEDKVDEDDQNDTDYEEIFEVENFNMK, encoded by the exons ATGATTTTGAAATGCCTCTGCTGCGGCTTTCCCAGGGAAACTCAACCCAAGATGATCAG TGCAAGTAACGAGACAGATTATCCCTGGGAAAGATACACTCTCAAGGAGCTTTTGCATGCAACGAACAACTTTCATAATGATAACAAGATTGGCGAAGGTGGATTTGGAAGCGTTTACTGGGGTCGAACAAGTAAAGGAATTGAG ATAGCAGTAAAACGACTGAAGGCGATGAGTGCAAAGGCGGAGATGGAATTTGCAGTAGAAGTGGAGATACTTGGGAGGGTGAGGCATAAGAATTTGTTAGGTTTAAGAGGATTCTATGCAGGTGGGGATGAAAGGCTTATAGTCTATGATTATATGCCTAATCATAGCTTGATCACTCATTTACATGGCCAACTCGCTTCAGATTGTTTGCTGGATTGGACTCGGAGAATGAACATAGCCATTGGATCTGCTGAAGGATTGGC GTATTTGCACCACAAGGCCAATCCTCATATAATACACAGAGATATAAAGGCCAGCAACGTTCTCCTAGATAAAGAATTCCAAGCAAAAGTTGCAGATTTTGGATTTGCAAAGCTGATACCAGATGGGGTTACTCATTTGACCACTAGGGTAAAAGGAACTTTAGGATACCTGGCTCCAGAATATGCTATGTGGGGGAAAGTTTCTGAAAGCTGTGATGTTTATAGTTTTGGAATTTTGCTCTTAGAAATAATTAGTTCGAAAAAACCATTAGAGAAACTTCGAGGAGGAGGAAAGCGAGACATTGTTCAATGGGTCACTCCATATATTCAAAAGGGTGCATTTGATCACATTGTTGACCCTAGATTGAAGGGCAAATTTGATCGAACTCAGCTCAAATCGACGATTATGGTGGCAATAAGATGCACAGACGGTAACCCAGAGAATAGGCCGAACATGATGGAGGTGGTAGATTGGCTCAAGGGTGGGCTGAAGAGAAGGACAAAAGAGGTATCCTATGTAGAAGACAAGGTCGATGAAGACGACCAGAATGATACCGATTATGAAGAAATTTTTGAAGTGGAAAAtttcaacatgaaataa
- the LOC110616549 gene encoding transcription factor bHLH118 codes for MFPSHQNNELSSQISFTPYQENTIPQDLKAIDDPSENHSMGKSRQRNPCSSHNKDENTDEISAKRNVHRDIEKRRRQEMTTLYTSLRNLLPLEYIKGKRAMSDHIHEAVKYINDLQKKIKELSFLRDEMKKLSKLRVLEPEGDRLNGFAPTSVMVRPCFVGVEVVINSGFGNQSLHLSRALELLLEEGLDVVNCISTKVNQRVIHTIQFEVSYMTCIDMSELQNKLIRAIPSTGAENS; via the exons ATGTTTCCTTCTCATCAAAATAACGAGCTTTCCTCTCAGATTTCTTTTACTCCGTACCAAGAAAACACAATTCCACAAGATCTGAAGGCAATTGATGACCCAAGTGAGAACCATAGCATGGGAAAGAGCCGTCAGCGAAACCCATGTTCTAGTCACAACAAAGATGAGAATACTGACGAGATTAGTGCCAAAAGGAATGTACATAGAGATATTGAGAAACGAAGAAGGCAAGAGATGACCACCCTTTACACTTCGCTTAGAAATCTACTACCTCTTGAATACATCAAG GGAAAGCGTGCCATGTCAGATCACATCCATGAAGCTGTGAAATATATAAACGACctgcaaaagaaaattaaagaactTAGTTTCCTGAGAGATGAGATGAAAAAACTATCCAAGTTGAGGGTTCTTGAGCCCGAGGGTGATAGGTTGAATGGCTTTGCACCAACTTCTGTAATGGTACGCccatgttttgttggggttgagGTCGTTATCAATAGTGGGTTTGGGAATCAAAGTTTGCACCTTTCAAGAGCATTGGAATTGCTACTTGAAGAAGGGCTAGATGTTGTTAATTGCATTTCCACCAAAGTGAATCAAAGAGTTATCCATACCATTCAATTTGAG GTCAGCTACATGACATGCATTGATATGTCTGAGCTGCAAAACAAACTAATTCGAGCAATTCCTTCAACGGGTGCTGAAAATTCCTAG
- the LOC110618244 gene encoding PTI1-like tyrosine-protein kinase At3g15890 isoform X2: MILKCLCCGFPRETQPKMISASNETDYPWERYTLKELLHATNNFHNDNKIGEGGFGSVYWGRTSKGIEIAVKRLKAMSAKAEMEFAVEVEILGRVRHKNLLGLRGFYADCLLDWTRRMNIAIGSAEGLAYLHHKANPHIIHRDIKASNVLLDKEFQAKVADFGFAKLIPDGVTHLTTRVKGTLGYLAPEYAMWGKVSESCDVYSFGILLLEIISSKKPLEKLRGGGKRDIVQWVTPYIQKGAFDHIVDPRLKGKFDRTQLKSTIMVAIRCTDGNPENRPNMMEVVDWLKGGLKRRTKEVSYVEDKVDEDDQNDTDYEEIFEVENFNMK; encoded by the exons ATGATTTTGAAATGCCTCTGCTGCGGCTTTCCCAGGGAAACTCAACCCAAGATGATCAG TGCAAGTAACGAGACAGATTATCCCTGGGAAAGATACACTCTCAAGGAGCTTTTGCATGCAACGAACAACTTTCATAATGATAACAAGATTGGCGAAGGTGGATTTGGAAGCGTTTACTGGGGTCGAACAAGTAAAGGAATTGAG ATAGCAGTAAAACGACTGAAGGCGATGAGTGCAAAGGCGGAGATGGAATTTGCAGTAGAAGTGGAGATACTTGGGAGGGTGAGGCATAAGAATTTGTTAGGTTTAAGAGGATTCTATGCAG ATTGTTTGCTGGATTGGACTCGGAGAATGAACATAGCCATTGGATCTGCTGAAGGATTGGC GTATTTGCACCACAAGGCCAATCCTCATATAATACACAGAGATATAAAGGCCAGCAACGTTCTCCTAGATAAAGAATTCCAAGCAAAAGTTGCAGATTTTGGATTTGCAAAGCTGATACCAGATGGGGTTACTCATTTGACCACTAGGGTAAAAGGAACTTTAGGATACCTGGCTCCAGAATATGCTATGTGGGGGAAAGTTTCTGAAAGCTGTGATGTTTATAGTTTTGGAATTTTGCTCTTAGAAATAATTAGTTCGAAAAAACCATTAGAGAAACTTCGAGGAGGAGGAAAGCGAGACATTGTTCAATGGGTCACTCCATATATTCAAAAGGGTGCATTTGATCACATTGTTGACCCTAGATTGAAGGGCAAATTTGATCGAACTCAGCTCAAATCGACGATTATGGTGGCAATAAGATGCACAGACGGTAACCCAGAGAATAGGCCGAACATGATGGAGGTGGTAGATTGGCTCAAGGGTGGGCTGAAGAGAAGGACAAAAGAGGTATCCTATGTAGAAGACAAGGTCGATGAAGACGACCAGAATGATACCGATTATGAAGAAATTTTTGAAGTGGAAAAtttcaacatgaaataa
- the LOC110618280 gene encoding transcription factor bHLH126, whose product MGDGQPQPPAILANSNTKNDVGFSCDDKKIIRKEIERQRRQQMSTLCASLRSLLPLESLKGKRAISDHINEAAKYIKDLQNNVQELSVTRDKLKHLLNSTSLDDQGNEISSLDNLMNNTVTVLSRVSGVEIVVSSESGEGNFLLSRVLEAVIEEGFEVVSCISTKRDGRLYNTMQCQTSHLTCIDVAALQQKLNDVILSSRFISRS is encoded by the exons ATGGGGGATGGCCAGCCTCAGCCTCCTGCAATATTAGCAAATTCAAACACTAAAAATGATGTTGGTTTTTCTTGCGATGACAAGAAGATCATTCGCAAGGAGATTGAACGGCAGAGAAGGCAACAAATGTCTACTCTTTGTGCATCGCTGCGATCCCTCCTCCCTCTTGAATCACTCAAG GGAAAGCGTGCAATATCTGATCACATAAATGAGGctgcaaaatatataaaagaccTTCAGAATAACGTCCAAGAATTGAGTGTTACGAGAGATAAGCTCAAGCATCTGTTGAATTCGACTTCTCTTGATGACCAAGGGAATGAAATTAGTTCACTCGATAATTTGATGAACAATACTGTTACTGTCCTGTCTCGTGTGAGTGGAGTGGAGATTGTTGTAAGTTCTGAGTCCGGAGAAGGCAATTTTCTTCTATCAAGAGTGCTGGAAGCTGTTATAGAAGAAGGATTTGAAGTTGTTAGCTGCATTTCCACCAAAAGAGATGGAAGGTTATATAACACTATGCAGTGCCAG ACTAGCCATCTCACTTGCATTGATGTAGCTGCACTGCAACAGAAACTGAATGATGTGATATTGTCATCGAGATTCATTTCTCGTTCATGA